The following coding sequences are from one Rattus rattus isolate New Zealand chromosome 11, Rrattus_CSIRO_v1, whole genome shotgun sequence window:
- the LOC116912367 gene encoding LOW QUALITY PROTEIN: SEC14-like protein 3 (The sequence of the model RefSeq protein was modified relative to this genomic sequence to represent the inferred CDS: inserted 2 bases in 1 codon): protein MSGRVGDLSPKQAETLAKFRENVQDVLPALPNPDDYFLLRWLRARNFDLQKSEAMLRKYMEFRKTMDIDHILDWQPPEVIQKYMPGGLCGYDRDGCPVWYDIIGPLDPKGLLFSVTKQDLLKTKMRDCERILHECDLQTERLGRKIETIVMIFDCEGLGLKHFWKPLVEVYQEFFGLLEENYPETLKFMLIVKATKLFPVGYNLMKPFLSEDTRRKIVVLGNSWKEGLLKLISPEELPAHFXGTLTDPDGNPKCLTKINYGGEIPKSMYVRDQVKTQYEHSVQISRGSSHQVEYEILFPGCVLRWQFSSDGADIGFGVFLKTKMGERQKAGEMTEVLTSQRYNAHMVPEDGSLTCTEAGVYVLRFDNTYSFVHAKKVSFTVEVLLPDEGMQKYDEELTPI, encoded by the exons TTCCGAGAAAATGTCCAGGATGTGCTGCCCGCCCTGCCAAACCCTGATGACTATTTTCTTCTTCGTTGGCTCCGAG CTCGGAACTTTGACCTACAGAAATCAGAGGCCATGCTCCGCAAG TACATGGAGTTCCGGAAGACCATGGACATTGATCACATCCTTGACTGGCAGCCCCCAGAG GTGATCCAGAAGTACATGCCCGGAGGCCTGTGTGGCTATGACCGGGACGGCTGCCCTGTGTGGTATGACATTATCGGGCCACTGGACCCCAAAGGGCTGCTTTTCTCAGTCACCAAGCAGGACCTGTTGAAGACTAAGATGAGGGACTGTGAACGTATCCTGCACGAGTGTGACCTGCAGACAGAGCGG CTGGGGAGGAAGATTGAAACCATTGTGATGATATTTGACTGTGAAGGTCTGGGCCTGAAGCACTTCTGGAAACCTCTGGTGGAAGTGTACCAGGAG TTCTTTGGCCTCCTTGAAGAGAATTACCCAGAGACCCTGAAGTTCATGCTCATTGTGAAAG CCACCAAACTGTTCCCCGTGGGCTACAACCTCATGAAGCCATTCCTGAGTGAGGACACACGGAGGAAGATCGTAGTGTTGGGAA ACAGCTGGAAGGAAGGTTTGCTGAAACTCATCAGTCCTGAGGAACTGCCTGCCCATTT GGGGACACTGACTGACCCAGATGGGAACCCGAAATGTTTAACCAAG ATCAACTACGGTGGGGAGATTCCCAAGTCCATGTATGTGCGTGACCAGGTGAAGACCCAGTATGAGCACTCGGTGCAGATTAGCCGCGGCTCCTCCCATCAGGTGGAATACGAGATCCTGTTCCCAGGCTGCGTCCTCAG GTGGCAGTTCTCATCTGACGGAGCAGACATTGGCTTTGGAGTTTTCCTCAAGACCAAGATGggggagaggcagaaggcaggggaGATGACCGAGGTGCTAACCAGCCAGCGCTACAATGCCCACATGGTGCCTGAGGACGGGAGCCTCACCTGCACCGAGGCTGGTGTCT ACGTCCTGCGCTTCGACAACACCTATAGCTTCGTCCATGCCAAGAAGGTCAGCTTCACGGTTGAAGTGCTCCTCCCAGACGAGGGCATGCAGAAGTACGATGAGGAGCTCACCCCTATCTAG